The genomic interval CCATATTGCTGTTCAGCGAATCGAGTCAGCAGTTCAGCAGTGCATGATGCCATACTTGTCATGGCCGCATACTTCATCAGGTGCTGCCAGACGCCAACGTAACTCTCAATAGTCTTATCCGCATAGCCCCTTTCTCTTAATGTCGTTTCTGCTTTTTCAACTTGTTCATGCAGCTTGGTAGGTCGGAATGCATCCATAATGTTAACCTCCTTACGATTGGATTTAAGAGATTATACATTATGCAAAGCTGAGACATTGGCAGTGAAGCGTGCAGCTCAGCCTCTCGGAGTGACTTTTGATAATGTAGGGCTTTTGATAAGCGTTAAACCTCGGGGGCGGTGGGGGCAGAGCCCCCACATCTCGCTCTACCGTTCGTCTCCGGGGATTCCCTTGCGGTGGCGCATGGAGTCTTTCCCGTCTATAACGATGGTGTAAGAATCGTGAACAATCCGGTCCAAGATGGCGTCAGCGAGGGGGTCTTCACCGATCTTGGCATGCCATCCCGCAGGGGCGAACTGCGAGCTGAATATGGTGGACGCCTTCTTGTGCCGGGCCTCAATGATCTCAAGCAAATCTCGAGCTTCGCTGTCCTTCAATGGCACTAGGAGCCACTCATCTATGATCAGGAGGCTGTACTTCTTGTAGGCACTCATCACCTTGCGATACGTCCCCTCCCGCCGGGCAACTGCTAGATCGAGGAGCAGCTCGGGGAGGCGCATGTACTTGGTCGAGTAAAAGTTCCTACAAGCTGCAATGCCAAAGGCGCAGGCCACATAGGTCTTACCGGCACCGGACGCGCCAAGGACGATAATATTGCGTCTATCGCCAATAAAGTTGCAGGTGGATAAACGGGTAATCAGGGCCTTGTCGAGCTTTCTGTCCGCGTGGTATTCAATGTCCTCAATGCACGCACTCGGGAAATGCAACTCCGCCTTCTTAATGAGCCTCGTTAGGCGGTTGTTCTTCCTCCTTGCCCATTCAGCATCGGTTAGCAAACCAAAGCGCTCCTCAAAGGATAGTGAGTCGAAAGATTGGTCCTTTATTTGTCGCTTAAAATGCTCAGCCATGGCAGAAAGTCGCAGATCGATGAGCTTCTGAGCCGTAACTTCGTTTAACATGTGCCCTCACCCCCGTAGTACTTAGCTCCCCTCACAAAACCATGTTCAGACTGGTCCTTTTTCGTCGGCTTGTCCAGCACTTGGTCATGGCCTGACTTGAGGATAGTCTGTACGTTCTTGTAACTGGGGCTGGGGGTATATCCAAGCGCTTTTTGGCAGGCAGCCTCAATTCGCTCGGTCGGATACTTCTCCGTCAATCTCAACATGCTGTTACAGCTGCGGTATCCCTGTTGCTCTACTTTATGCGCGGCGAGAATAGCCCTAATAACCACTTCCGTGCTGGGGCCCACACTAGACGCCCATGAGATGAAGCGATGCGCGTTCCACTGCGCGTACTTCCGGTGCTCCTCCGGCATATGGTCAGTCACGGTGCTGTACTGTCCCTCCCGACCGTGTAACCTTGCATGCGAGCAGATTCTACTATTCTGGAAGAAGACTTCTATCACAGCTCGGGTTATGCGCACGTCTACCTTATGCTGTTAGCACTCACGTTGCCTGTCGGTAGACGAGTGCTTTTTTCTTGCATTGGATAGCGGAGCTCTGGGATAATGATTGGCGTGTGCGGCGTAGAGGCACACGCCAATCAGCTTTTGAGAGAGGAAAAGCGAAAAGAGCGAACCACGTGGCCAGCCAGCCTCATCCGCTCTTTCCTTAGGGTCTGCACCCAAAATGATTATACTGAGCGAAGCTTTGACTGTCGAGAGGTACTGTGAACTTTTCAAGGAAGGCTGCCCCGAAGGACTCCGGCCTGTCACCTGCCCGTTCTGCAAGTCACAGGAATTACATAAGCATGGCAGGTACTTGCGAAGGCTCTTTAGCGTGAGGGGGGAGTTCACCATCCCCATCTACCGTTTTAAGTGCAGCAACTGCAAGCGGTCGAGCTCACTGTGGCCTCCCTTTGTGGCTAAGGGTAGCCAGATAGCGCTTGATGTACATGAACACGTCTTAGAAAGCAGAGCGTGCGGCATCAGTCTGAGCGAAGCTGCGCTTACGTCCGCTATCCCCGGCGGGCCATTTAGCGAGCGCACGCTAGGTCGTTGGGTCCGTTTTTGGGATGAGCGGCTAAAGACGTTTGTGGCGAAGATATGGCACGCAGTGCTGACACGGCTGCCTAATGTGGCGCTGCCGCAAGGTGGACACAAACCAAAAGACGAGTGGGGTTATCTGCTCCCGCTGTGGAAGAGAATAAGTCCTTTGAGTTTGCTTGAGTACTTGTCGGTGGCGGTGGCGGGAAGCGCGTAATTTCCCACAAAAGATGTACATGGCTTTCGTACATCTAATCCGCGACAATAAGGACAGCTTGCGAAGGGAGTAGAATTTAATGGACACTAGAGAACACTGCGCGGCTTTCCGTTACAGCCTCATTGCACCTATCGTCAGTCGCCAAACGCCTTTCTCACCGGGGGAGATAAAGGCGACACTAGAGGAGATTGCCTCAAGACACTACACGGTACCCGGGGGTGTGCGTACTAGGATAAGTATTCGCAGCTTAGAGCGCTACATTGCAGCGTATCGCAAACACGGTTGGGAAGGGCTAAAGCCAGAGCCGAGGACTACAAGCGGCCCAACAGCCATACCCAAGAGCATTCTGGAAATGGCGGCAGAACTGCGTAGGGCTAGGCCGGAGCGCAGTGTCGAACAGATCAAATACATCCTTGAGTCGAGCAATGCCGTCTCACAAGGCTCGGTTGCATCAAGTACGCTTGCTAGGCACCTTAGAGGGCTAGGGTTAAGTCGCAAGGAACTCCTTCAAGAACCTACGGGACGCAGACGATTTGAGGCTCCCGACGCACATATCCTCTGGCAGGCAGACTTTCAGCATACGCTTTACTTACCTGACCCGTCTGACCCTAAAAAGCGGCGCAAAGCTATTCTGTTTGCCATCCTCGATGACTACAGCCGCCTTATTGTTCATGGAGAATTCTACTGGGATGAACGTCTGCCGCGACTAGAGGACGCGCTGAAGAAGGCGATTCTTAAGCACGGGATACCCGAACAACTCTACTGCGATAACGGTGCCGTATTCTCGTCATCGCACCTAGAAAGGATCTGTGGCAAGCTTGGCATGCGGCTTTCCCATACTAGGCCATATAGACCTGAAGGGCGTGGGAAGATCGAACGATTTTTCCGTTTTGTAGACACTAGCTTCAAGCATGAGGCTTATCTGCAAATTGAGAACGGTCGCTTATCTACGCTGTCGGAACTTAATGACGCTTTTAGTTCGTGGGTAGACGGCTATTACCATACGCGTGAACATGGCGGCACCAAGATGGCCCCCATAGACCGAGCAAAGACTGAGCGGGTC from Selenomonadales bacterium carries:
- the istB gene encoding IS21-like element helper ATPase IstB, with the protein product MLNEVTAQKLIDLRLSAMAEHFKRQIKDQSFDSLSFEERFGLLTDAEWARRKNNRLTRLIKKAELHFPSACIEDIEYHADRKLDKALITRLSTCNFIGDRRNIIVLGASGAGKTYVACAFGIAACRNFYSTKYMRLPELLLDLAVARREGTYRKVMSAYKKYSLLIIDEWLLVPLKDSEARDLLEIIEARHKKASTIFSSQFAPAGWHAKIGEDPLADAILDRIVHDSYTIVIDGKDSMRHRKGIPGDER
- a CDS encoding DDE-type integrase/transposase/recombinase codes for the protein MDTREHCAAFRYSLIAPIVSRQTPFSPGEIKATLEEIASRHYTVPGGVRTRISIRSLERYIAAYRKHGWEGLKPEPRTTSGPTAIPKSILEMAAELRRARPERSVEQIKYILESSNAVSQGSVASSTLARHLRGLGLSRKELLQEPTGRRRFEAPDAHILWQADFQHTLYLPDPSDPKKRRKAILFAILDDYSRLIVHGEFYWDERLPRLEDALKKAILKHGIPEQLYCDNGAVFSSSHLERICGKLGMRLSHTRPYRPEGRGKIERFFRFVDTSFKHEAYLQIENGRLSTLSELNDAFSSWVDGYYHTREHGGTKMAPIDRAKTERVRRHVSLVELTDIFLWEEERKVDKSSCISLYGNTYEVDPALCTKKVTLRFDPFDLSLVQVWLLGKRFPDATVLDLTRKALEKAPKQECAATSDINFFDLTEKQRRLALPPLSYSGKEVSHD